Proteins encoded together in one Lysinibacillus sp. FSL K6-0232 window:
- a CDS encoding helix-turn-helix transcriptional regulator, with translation MKAHDQGTLPQSKIFFTMANEFTKENLYYIIYSGTFHCTTEYKITRENFHSFLFLYIKQGQMKIQHKGKEFIAAANSFVFLDCHFPHCYEAITDHTIFDWFHFSGNASREYFDLLYNKHDCVYAIEEQHIILDYMNRILRMAETNHLDEHYISLYIQHILCELNQFSQLNNDTSEKKVRQAVHFIESNYHKDIKLEDISNHVYLSPYYFTRIFNKHLDCSPVQYLINYRINQAKKMLHNSNSTINEIAFMCGFNSTSHFITTFKKHVHLSPKKFRDIHF, from the coding sequence ATGAAGGCACATGATCAAGGTACGCTACCTCAATCAAAGATATTTTTTACAATGGCAAACGAATTTACAAAGGAAAACTTGTACTATATTATCTACTCTGGTACATTTCATTGCACAACAGAATATAAAATAACAAGGGAAAATTTTCATAGTTTTTTATTTCTGTATATTAAGCAAGGGCAAATGAAAATCCAACATAAAGGAAAGGAATTTATAGCTGCTGCTAACTCCTTTGTGTTTCTTGATTGCCATTTTCCACATTGTTATGAAGCAATTACTGACCATACAATTTTTGATTGGTTTCATTTTTCTGGAAATGCTAGTCGAGAGTATTTTGATTTGCTGTACAATAAACACGACTGTGTCTATGCAATTGAGGAGCAACATATTATTTTAGACTATATGAATCGTATTTTACGAATGGCAGAAACAAATCATTTAGATGAACATTATATTTCACTCTACATCCAGCATATATTGTGTGAGCTAAATCAATTCTCTCAATTAAATAATGATACGAGTGAAAAAAAAGTGCGGCAAGCAGTTCATTTTATTGAAAGCAACTATCATAAAGATATTAAATTAGAGGATATTTCAAATCATGTTTATTTAAGCCCTTATTATTTTACAAGAATATTCAATAAGCATTTAGATTGTAGTCCTGTGCAATATTTAATTAACTATCGTATTAATCAGGCAAAAAAGATGCTGCACAATTCCAATTCCACCATTAACGAAATTGCATTTATGTGTGGCTTTAATAGCACCTCTCATTTTATTACAACCTTTAAAAAGCATGTTCACCTCTCCCCTAAAAAATTTCGGGATATTCATTTTTGA
- a CDS encoding Gfo/Idh/MocA family protein has translation MDVRIGLIGAGWMGKAHTSAFANALMAFGPEYGTPVFEVVSDVSEDAAKAAKEQLGFARYTTSWEEVIQDERVDLIDIATPNAFHYEIAKAALTHGKNVYCEKPLTLSAEQSVELAQLAKDKGVVNYVGYNNVMNPANAYIKTLIDKNKLGKIVKFSGTYDQDGLLDASLPITWRHINKFSGSGALGDLGSHLLSISQYLLGNIENVNALSKIIIQERPVKVGSAEMAEVENDDVISILANYQNGAIGMISASRIAAGRKNYLAYEIQGTEGSVYYSLENMNEVHVYFTGDDSADRGFRKVFLGPDHKGYSAFYPAAGIAIGYNDMKVLEAHELLAAVTKGTSYACDFEFGANIDKTVSAILVSAQEQRWINVHEKGGITV, from the coding sequence ATGGATGTTAGAATCGGATTAATTGGTGCAGGATGGATGGGAAAAGCTCATACAAGCGCTTTTGCAAACGCTTTAATGGCATTTGGGCCTGAGTATGGTACACCTGTTTTTGAAGTAGTATCAGATGTGAGTGAGGACGCTGCAAAGGCAGCTAAAGAGCAGCTAGGCTTTGCGAGATATACAACAAGCTGGGAGGAAGTAATTCAAGACGAGCGTGTAGATTTAATTGATATTGCAACACCGAATGCTTTTCATTATGAAATTGCTAAGGCAGCATTAACACATGGAAAAAATGTTTACTGTGAAAAGCCTTTAACGTTATCTGCTGAACAATCTGTTGAGTTAGCACAGCTTGCAAAGGACAAAGGGGTTGTCAACTATGTAGGTTATAACAATGTTATGAATCCTGCAAATGCCTATATCAAAACATTAATCGATAAAAATAAGCTAGGCAAAATTGTTAAATTTTCTGGTACATATGATCAGGATGGGCTACTAGACGCATCGTTACCAATTACTTGGAGACATATTAATAAGTTTTCAGGTTCTGGCGCATTAGGTGATCTTGGCTCACATTTATTAAGTATCTCTCAATATCTACTAGGAAATATTGAAAATGTAAACGCTTTATCAAAAATTATTATTCAAGAGCGCCCTGTAAAAGTAGGTTCAGCAGAAATGGCTGAAGTAGAAAATGATGACGTAATCAGTATTTTGGCAAACTATCAAAATGGCGCAATTGGTATGATCTCGGCTAGCCGAATTGCTGCTGGTCGAAAAAATTATTTAGCCTATGAAATTCAAGGTACAGAAGGCTCTGTCTACTATTCATTAGAAAATATGAATGAGGTACATGTCTACTTTACAGGAGATGACTCGGCTGATCGTGGTTTCCGCAAAGTATTTTTAGGACCAGATCATAAAGGATACAGCGCCTTTTATCCAGCAGCAGGTATTGCGATTGGCTACAACGATATGAAGGTTTTAGAAGCACATGAACTATTAGCTGCTGTTACAAAAGGAACTTCCTATGCTTGTGATTTTGAATTTGGAGCAAACATTGATAAAACAGTTAGCGCTATTTTAGTATCAGCACAAGAGCAAAGATGGATCAATGTACACGAAAAAGGAGGAATCACAGTATGA
- a CDS encoding sugar phosphate isomerase/epimerase family protein gives MNIKIGSAPDSWGIWFPNNDKQTPWERCLNEMHEAGYQGIELGPWGYLPNNYEQLKAELDKRNLSLTATTLVGDLTSSEKTDELIALLDEMSAVQLKFPTAKYVVLIDDCYTDLFTGELVRSPQLNDEEWQHFVANIDRIKDYAKEKYDLEVVFHPHAQSHIETEEQIERLLQDSDINLCLDTGHHAYTDGDPVEFMRKYHQRIPYLHVKSCDLAVREKMKTENWSFAKAVSEDIMCEPEKGVVDFEAFVQVLKDIDYHGWAVVEQDMYPAPFDKPFPIAKRTYDYISRLLEE, from the coding sequence ATGAACATAAAGATCGGCAGTGCACCAGATTCTTGGGGCATATGGTTTCCTAACAATGACAAACAAACACCATGGGAAAGATGCTTAAACGAAATGCATGAGGCAGGCTATCAAGGCATAGAGCTTGGACCTTGGGGCTATTTACCAAATAATTATGAGCAATTGAAGGCAGAGCTAGACAAAAGAAATTTAAGCTTAACAGCTACGACATTAGTGGGGGATTTAACCTCTTCCGAAAAGACGGATGAACTAATTGCATTATTGGATGAGATGAGTGCTGTTCAATTAAAATTTCCGACAGCTAAATATGTTGTATTAATTGATGATTGCTATACAGATTTATTTACAGGTGAGCTAGTGCGTTCACCACAGCTAAACGATGAAGAATGGCAGCACTTTGTAGCAAATATTGATCGTATTAAAGACTATGCAAAGGAAAAATACGACTTAGAGGTTGTTTTCCATCCACATGCACAAAGTCATATTGAAACAGAGGAGCAAATCGAACGTTTATTGCAAGATAGCGATATTAATCTTTGTTTAGATACTGGCCATCATGCTTATACGGATGGTGATCCTGTCGAGTTTATGCGTAAATATCATCAGCGCATTCCTTATTTACATGTGAAAAGCTGTGATTTAGCGGTGCGAGAAAAAATGAAGACTGAAAATTGGTCCTTTGCCAAGGCAGTTAGTGAGGATATTATGTGTGAGCCTGAAAAGGGTGTTGTGGATTTTGAGGCATTTGTCCAAGTATTAAAAGATATTGATTATCATGGCTGGGCAGTTGTAGAGCAAGATATGTATCCTGCTCCATTTGATAAACCATTCCCCATTGCTAAAAGAACATATGACTATATTAGTCGACTATTAGAGGAATAG
- a CDS encoding Gfo/Idh/MocA family protein, translated as MNWGIISAANIAYDEVVPAIRRSATSKPYALATKTKDKAQRFQITNVYATYEGLLADKNITSVYIPLPNALHHDMVIKSLKSNKHVLVEKPATISLEEMQHIAATVQETGRYFLEGFMYQYHEQHSKMRELLPLIGEIVHIKAHFSWLLENKEDIRLNPSLGGGAMYDVGCYCMHAITQLIGFKPVAISMVSNTLSDITVDRTSICTMVDKHGKTATFTCSMEMPFLDYYEIVGEKGMLKVLHSFRPDVSKNGKGIVELYNHAGDLLEQHAIWDDQYLRQIEHFEQQVNSQIACENSLQQSLELAHYLEQAYKSAYQKGKLMEVGDIQHA; from the coding sequence ATGAATTGGGGTATTATTAGTGCTGCTAATATTGCATACGATGAGGTTGTTCCAGCTATTCGCCGCTCAGCTACTTCTAAACCATATGCACTTGCTACAAAAACAAAGGACAAGGCACAACGTTTTCAAATTACTAATGTTTATGCCACATATGAAGGTTTATTAGCTGATAAAAATATAACATCTGTATATATACCATTACCGAATGCATTGCACCATGATATGGTGATTAAATCATTAAAATCTAATAAACATGTGCTAGTGGAAAAGCCTGCGACGATTTCACTGGAGGAAATGCAGCATATTGCAGCAACCGTACAGGAAACAGGTCGATATTTTTTAGAAGGCTTTATGTACCAATATCATGAGCAACATAGTAAGATGCGAGAATTATTGCCTTTAATTGGAGAGATAGTACATATTAAAGCTCATTTTTCGTGGTTATTAGAAAATAAAGAAGATATTCGCTTAAATCCATCCTTAGGTGGAGGAGCAATGTATGATGTTGGCTGCTATTGTATGCATGCGATTACACAGTTAATTGGCTTTAAGCCAGTAGCCATTAGTATGGTCAGCAATACGCTTTCTGATATAACGGTTGATCGTACTAGTATTTGTACAATGGTTGATAAGCATGGAAAAACGGCAACCTTTACTTGTTCAATGGAAATGCCATTTCTTGATTACTATGAAATTGTTGGCGAAAAGGGCATGTTGAAAGTTTTGCATAGCTTCCGTCCTGATGTTTCAAAAAATGGCAAAGGCATTGTAGAGCTCTACAACCATGCAGGAGATTTATTAGAGCAGCATGCTATTTGGGATGATCAATATTTAAGACAAATCGAACACTTTGAACAGCAAGTAAATAGTCAAATAGCTTGTGAAAATAGCTTACAGCAATCACTTGAGCTAGCACACTATTTAGAGCAAGCCTATAAATCTGCTTATCAAAAAGGCAAGTTGATGGAAGTGGGGGATATACAACATGCTTAA
- a CDS encoding Gfo/Idh/MocA family oxidoreductase — protein MLNVAVIGLGRLGRWHTFNLQKIKNVNLVAVCDYSIEVAQRVATEAGVPHFTNDVDEIMHNEQVQAVVIVTSTSTHYEIILKAIAAKKAIFVEKPLTINMEESLLIQQEIEKTNIFCQVGFMRRFDDDYVEAKRMIEAGAIGKPLYFKGISRDPVAPDISFIPRSGGLFIDLCIHDYDLARFLMGTEVKAISAFGCTIKYPELAQYDDVDQGFTHLQLVNGAAGDIEGSRCAYYGYDIRTEIIGSEGTLLIGSTKKSNVHILTPQGNLHEIIPAFPQRFESAYVNELSAFAEAVLNEAPSPATVKDSIKALQIAYAATASYKEQGKIMTIEH, from the coding sequence ATGCTTAATGTAGCTGTTATTGGATTAGGAAGATTAGGGCGTTGGCATACCTTTAATTTACAGAAAATTAAGAATGTTAATCTTGTAGCTGTTTGTGATTATTCAATCGAAGTTGCACAGCGTGTTGCAACAGAGGCTGGAGTGCCACATTTTACAAATGATGTGGATGAAATTATGCATAATGAGCAAGTGCAAGCAGTTGTGATTGTTACTTCTACAAGTACACATTATGAAATTATTTTAAAGGCAATTGCTGCCAAGAAAGCTATTTTTGTAGAGAAACCCTTAACCATTAATATGGAAGAATCTTTACTTATTCAGCAGGAAATTGAAAAAACAAATATATTTTGTCAAGTAGGCTTTATGCGACGCTTTGACGATGATTATGTAGAAGCAAAGAGAATGATTGAGGCAGGCGCAATTGGCAAGCCGCTTTACTTTAAAGGCATTAGTCGCGATCCAGTTGCACCAGATATAAGCTTTATTCCACGTAGTGGCGGCTTATTTATTGATTTATGTATTCATGATTATGATTTAGCCCGCTTTTTAATGGGCACAGAAGTGAAAGCGATTTCTGCGTTTGGTTGTACCATTAAATATCCTGAGCTAGCACAATATGATGATGTAGACCAAGGTTTCACACATCTTCAACTTGTCAATGGTGCTGCAGGAGATATAGAAGGAAGCCGTTGCGCGTACTATGGCTATGATATTCGAACTGAAATTATCGGTTCAGAGGGCACGCTGCTTATTGGAAGCACAAAAAAATCAAATGTTCATATTTTAACACCACAAGGCAATTTGCATGAAATTATTCCTGCATTTCCGCAACGTTTTGAATCTGCTTATGTCAATGAGTTAAGCGCTTTCGCTGAGGCTGTTCTCAATGAAGCGCCATCACCTGCAACTGTTAAGGATAGTATAAAGGCTTTACAAATTGCTTATGCAGCAACAGCCTCATATAAAGAACAGGGAAAAATAATGACAATCGAGCACTAG
- a CDS encoding sugar ABC transporter ATP-binding protein, whose translation MPEEILVMKDVYKSFQNNHVLKGVNLGVRRGEVHVLLGENGAGKSTLIKIITGAYAMDKGEMFWEGKPVRITGPISAMELGIATIYQELNVIPELAVYENIFLGRELKKGGKFGILDRATMIKQAEELLTRLGQDPKLATVPLSKLGIGQQQLVEIAKALILDAKVLIMDEPTASLSGVEVEQLYKIVEQLRAEGMAIVFISHRFEEIQRLGDRITILRDGQGVETVEVATTQQDYWIELMVGRSLDEKFPKKEFVQGDVGFKVENFKVTANSPALNMEIHYGEILGISGLVGAGRTELARAIFAADKRHSGEIYIDGVKRTINNPRQAIEAGIAFITEDRKSEGLLLDLPLDFNVCLANMKAFKGAGKLLNPAEMRKEAAKYVKELQIRPSSIDLNARNFSGGNQQKVVIAKWLCTKAKVFIFDEPTRGIDIGAKVEVYRLMNHLVDEGALVLMISSDLPEILGMCDRVLVMNQGDITANLPIAEATQETIMKAATIGA comes from the coding sequence ATGCCTGAAGAAATACTTGTAATGAAAGATGTTTATAAAAGCTTCCAAAATAACCATGTATTAAAGGGAGTAAATCTAGGTGTTCGACGCGGGGAAGTACATGTATTATTAGGCGAAAATGGTGCTGGAAAATCCACACTCATCAAAATTATTACAGGTGCCTATGCAATGGATAAAGGTGAAATGTTTTGGGAAGGTAAGCCTGTTCGCATTACTGGGCCAATATCAGCTATGGAGCTTGGCATTGCGACCATTTATCAGGAATTAAACGTTATTCCAGAGCTAGCTGTATATGAAAATATCTTCTTAGGACGAGAGCTAAAAAAGGGTGGCAAATTTGGCATACTTGATCGGGCAACAATGATTAAGCAAGCTGAGGAGCTATTAACACGTTTAGGGCAAGATCCGAAATTAGCGACAGTTCCGCTTAGTAAATTAGGGATTGGTCAACAGCAGCTTGTAGAAATTGCTAAAGCATTAATTTTAGATGCGAAAGTATTAATTATGGATGAGCCAACAGCAAGTTTAAGTGGTGTGGAGGTAGAGCAGCTTTATAAAATTGTGGAGCAACTACGAGCTGAAGGCATGGCTATAGTATTTATTTCCCATCGCTTTGAAGAGATTCAGCGCTTAGGAGATCGTATTACGATTTTACGTGATGGACAAGGTGTTGAAACGGTAGAGGTTGCCACAACACAGCAAGATTATTGGATTGAGTTAATGGTAGGTCGCTCGCTTGATGAGAAATTCCCTAAAAAGGAATTCGTGCAAGGAGATGTTGGCTTTAAAGTTGAGAACTTTAAAGTGACAGCAAACTCGCCAGCCTTAAATATGGAAATTCATTACGGAGAAATTTTAGGGATTTCTGGGTTAGTAGGAGCGGGACGAACAGAGCTAGCACGAGCTATTTTCGCTGCTGATAAACGACATTCTGGAGAAATTTATATTGATGGTGTGAAGCGAACAATTAATAATCCTCGTCAAGCAATTGAAGCAGGTATTGCTTTTATTACAGAGGATAGAAAATCAGAGGGGTTATTGTTAGATTTACCACTTGATTTTAATGTTTGTTTAGCAAATATGAAGGCATTTAAGGGAGCTGGAAAGCTATTAAATCCTGCTGAAATGCGGAAAGAGGCAGCTAAATACGTCAAGGAATTACAAATTCGTCCAAGCAGCATTGACTTAAATGCACGCAACTTTAGTGGTGGTAATCAGCAAAAAGTAGTCATTGCTAAATGGCTTTGTACAAAGGCGAAAGTTTTTATCTTTGATGAGCCAACGCGAGGAATTGATATTGGAGCAAAAGTTGAAGTATATCGTTTAATGAATCATTTAGTTGATGAAGGTGCACTTGTATTGATGATTTCATCTGATTTGCCAGAAATTTTAGGTATGTGTGATCGCGTGTTAGTGATGAATCAAGGTGATATTACAGCGAATTTACCAATTGCTGAAGCAACGCAGGAAACCATTATGAAAGCAGCAACAATTGGGGCATAG
- a CDS encoding ABC transporter permease — protein sequence MNEVTETTLKVEEKEQGWKKILSKFGSLLALIILMVVLTITSDKFLTVSNLMNIARQSSINALLAIGMLLPILTAGIDLSVGSILAVSIMIMGIVAVNMEMGALAGIAVCLIVGAAFGLLNGLLLTKLRLPHPFISTLGTMNIARGIALIITAAAPIAGFPYLVQFLGSEFVGPIPVSFLLVIVVYIIFHIFLTRTQTGRYIYAIGGNKEAARLSGINVDRVLIIVYTISGFMAALAGLVMVGRVNSAFPLAGLSYELDAIAAVIIGGASFFGGVGTVWGTLIGALIIAVLRNGLNLLNVSADFQMTVIGIVIIAAVFVDVLRQRKSKSN from the coding sequence ATGAACGAAGTAACTGAAACGACGTTGAAAGTAGAAGAAAAAGAACAAGGCTGGAAGAAAATATTAAGTAAATTTGGTTCACTTTTGGCATTAATCATTTTAATGGTTGTTTTGACGATTACATCTGATAAATTCCTGACCGTCAGTAACCTGATGAATATTGCAAGACAATCGTCTATTAATGCTTTACTAGCAATTGGTATGCTACTACCAATTTTAACAGCCGGTATTGACTTATCGGTAGGCTCGATTTTAGCGGTGTCCATTATGATTATGGGGATTGTTGCCGTTAATATGGAAATGGGTGCATTAGCTGGAATTGCTGTTTGTTTAATTGTTGGGGCAGCCTTTGGTTTACTAAATGGTTTATTATTAACGAAATTACGCTTACCACATCCATTTATTTCAACATTAGGAACAATGAATATTGCGCGTGGTATTGCCTTAATTATTACGGCAGCCGCACCCATTGCTGGCTTCCCATACTTGGTTCAATTTTTAGGCAGTGAGTTTGTAGGACCTATTCCAGTTAGCTTCTTATTAGTCATTGTTGTCTATATTATCTTCCATATTTTCCTTACACGTACTCAAACAGGGCGCTATATTTATGCGATCGGTGGCAATAAAGAAGCAGCACGCTTATCGGGGATTAATGTAGATCGAGTATTAATTATTGTTTATACAATTAGTGGTTTTATGGCAGCTTTAGCTGGATTAGTCATGGTAGGACGTGTAAACTCAGCCTTCCCATTAGCAGGGCTTTCCTATGAGTTAGATGCAATTGCTGCTGTTATTATTGGTGGCGCGAGCTTCTTTGGTGGGGTAGGAACTGTCTGGGGGACATTAATTGGGGCATTGATTATTGCAGTGCTCCGTAACGGGCTAAATTTACTGAATGTTTCGGCGGATTTCCAAATGACGGTTATTGGTATCGTTATTATCGCTGCCGTTTTTGTAGATGTTTTACGTCAGCGTAAATCTAAATCCAATTAG
- a CDS encoding sugar ABC transporter substrate-binding protein encodes MKKVFKPFLSFALVSSLFLAACGDDSSSGSDSGSSSGSDGDKNVSVVLKTVSSPYWKYVEAGAKKAGEDLGVNVTVVGPSAESEVIQQVNMLEDQISQSPDAILISPTQPDTVIPALERAAKDIPVILVDSDADFEGKVSFIGTENYNAGVEGGKQLASLLQSGDKVVLISGALGNPATDDRIKGAKEALEEAGMVVVSEQPADSDKTKAMSVMENILEKDQDVKGVFAASDDMALGALRAVQARDLDIKVFGVNGDEEAVNSILEDGLTGSVAQNPYDMGYQGVEIAVKAAAGESVEERIDSGITIITKENAQEHLDFLKSISK; translated from the coding sequence ATGAAAAAAGTATTCAAACCATTCCTATCTTTTGCTTTAGTAAGCTCGTTATTTTTAGCAGCATGTGGCGATGATTCGTCATCAGGCTCAGATTCAGGTTCAAGTTCAGGCTCAGATGGTGATAAAAATGTATCAGTTGTTTTAAAAACGGTTTCAAGTCCTTACTGGAAATATGTAGAGGCTGGTGCTAAAAAAGCAGGTGAGGATTTAGGCGTTAATGTAACAGTTGTTGGTCCTTCTGCTGAATCTGAAGTTATTCAGCAAGTAAATATGTTGGAGGATCAAATTAGCCAATCACCTGATGCTATTTTAATTTCACCAACGCAGCCAGATACAGTTATTCCTGCATTGGAAAGAGCAGCAAAGGATATTCCAGTTATTTTAGTAGACTCCGATGCAGATTTTGAAGGAAAAGTATCATTTATCGGTACTGAAAACTACAATGCTGGCGTTGAAGGTGGTAAACAATTAGCAAGTTTGTTGCAATCAGGGGATAAGGTTGTACTTATTTCAGGGGCACTAGGAAATCCTGCAACAGATGATCGCATTAAAGGTGCTAAAGAGGCATTAGAGGAAGCGGGAATGGTGGTTGTTTCTGAACAGCCAGCAGATAGTGATAAAACAAAGGCAATGTCTGTTATGGAAAATATTTTAGAGAAAGACCAAGATGTTAAAGGTGTATTTGCAGCAAGTGATGATATGGCATTAGGTGCATTGCGCGCAGTTCAGGCGAGGGACTTAGATATTAAAGTGTTTGGTGTAAATGGTGATGAAGAGGCTGTTAATTCCATTTTAGAGGATGGCTTAACAGGATCAGTTGCGCAAAATCCATACGATATGGGCTACCAAGGTGTAGAAATTGCTGTAAAAGCAGCGGCAGGTGAGTCTGTGGAGGAACGTATAGATAGTGGGATTACGATTATTACAAAAGAAAATGCACAGGAGCACTTAGATTTCTTAAAATCTATTAGTAAATAA
- a CDS encoding LacI family DNA-binding transcriptional regulator produces the protein MKKSTIYDVAKKANVSIATVSKVVNNKGQISEKTRNHIKQVMQEMDYEPSTIAKALSGKETKTLGVVVPNIANPFFGEITRALENKAREIEYAIIICSTYNQSEREKEYINLLLKKQVDGIIIATEQLDSEVLKKINKRNTPVLKFSVYADPNETASVTTNNYEGGYIAARYLLEKGHQHVGIIGDLSRDSEYKRIQGFCNYFEMHQYAVPQSHIISCNSELVEAKVVAEQILALEPRPTALFATTDFFAIVAINAALEQGLRVPEDLSVIGFDNTIYAQLCQPQLTTIEQPVEEMAQLAIHQLLKIIKEKKCAPFEQIVLTPKLIERQSVKPYS, from the coding sequence ATGAAAAAATCAACTATTTATGATGTGGCAAAAAAAGCTAATGTATCAATTGCTACTGTTTCAAAGGTTGTCAACAATAAAGGACAAATCAGCGAAAAAACACGCAATCATATTAAGCAAGTAATGCAAGAAATGGATTATGAGCCAAGCACTATTGCAAAAGCATTATCAGGAAAAGAAACAAAAACACTTGGTGTAGTCGTACCAAATATTGCAAACCCCTTTTTTGGAGAAATTACACGCGCTTTAGAAAATAAAGCGCGTGAGATTGAATATGCCATTATTATTTGTAGCACATATAATCAGTCAGAGCGAGAAAAGGAATATATTAATTTACTGTTAAAAAAGCAGGTAGATGGCATTATTATTGCAACAGAGCAGCTTGATAGCGAAGTGTTAAAAAAGATCAATAAACGCAATACACCCGTATTGAAGTTCTCTGTCTATGCAGACCCCAATGAAACGGCTAGTGTGACAACAAATAATTATGAAGGTGGCTATATAGCAGCTCGCTATTTATTGGAGAAAGGTCATCAGCATGTTGGTATTATCGGTGATTTATCAAGGGATAGTGAATATAAACGTATTCAAGGATTTTGTAACTATTTTGAAATGCATCAATATGCTGTTCCGCAGTCCCATATTATTTCGTGCAATTCGGAGTTAGTTGAGGCAAAGGTGGTAGCAGAGCAAATACTAGCTTTAGAGCCACGTCCAACCGCATTGTTTGCAACAACCGACTTCTTTGCGATTGTTGCAATAAATGCAGCACTAGAGCAAGGTCTACGCGTGCCAGAGGATTTATCGGTTATTGGCTTTGATAATACAATTTATGCACAGCTTTGTCAGCCACAGCTTACAACAATTGAGCAGCCTGTTGAAGAAATGGCACAGTTAGCTATTCATCAATTATTAAAAATTATTAAAGAAAAAAAATGCGCACCATTTGAACAAATTGTGTTAACACCCAAATTAATTGAAAGACAAAGCGTAAAGCCATATAGCTAA
- the iolG gene encoding inositol 2-dehydrogenase gives MVNIGVIGAGRIGQLHIDNLLTMPAINVKAVADVYIENVREWAEQRHIEQITNNPMDIIQNPEIDAVFICSPTTTHSELIKAAARAKKHIFCEKPISFSTDTTKEALEVVKEEGVKLQVGFNRRFDTNFHTIQQQVANGAIGSTHTLRITSRDPQPPPIDYIKTSGGLFIDMMIHDFDMARYVMQSDVVEVHAKGAVLIDEKIGEAGDIDTAIVLLTFANGSIGTIENSRKAIYGYDQRLEVFGDKGALVSENNRPSNVTYFSEAGVVTDKPYHFFLERYTQAYISEVEQFVAAIVNNTDVVCSGNDGLQAELIAEAAKKSMETGQPVQIASLLEV, from the coding sequence ATGGTGAATATTGGCGTGATTGGAGCTGGTCGTATTGGGCAACTTCATATTGATAATTTACTAACAATGCCAGCAATTAATGTAAAGGCAGTAGCGGATGTGTATATCGAAAATGTGCGTGAATGGGCAGAGCAAAGACATATTGAACAGATTACAAATAACCCAATGGATATTATTCAAAATCCAGAAATTGACGCTGTATTTATTTGCAGTCCAACAACAACACATAGTGAGCTAATTAAAGCTGCTGCCCGTGCGAAAAAGCATATTTTCTGTGAAAAGCCTATTAGTTTTTCAACTGACACAACAAAAGAGGCATTAGAGGTTGTGAAAGAAGAAGGTGTTAAGCTACAGGTAGGCTTTAATCGTCGCTTTGATACAAACTTCCATACGATTCAGCAGCAAGTTGCAAATGGGGCAATCGGCTCTACGCATACCTTACGTATTACATCACGTGACCCTCAGCCACCACCGATTGATTATATTAAAACTTCTGGCGGCTTATTTATTGATATGATGATCCATGATTTTGATATGGCTCGCTATGTAATGCAATCAGATGTTGTAGAGGTTCATGCTAAAGGCGCTGTCCTTATTGATGAAAAAATTGGTGAGGCTGGCGATATTGATACAGCTATTGTGCTATTAACATTTGCCAATGGCAGCATTGGAACAATTGAAAATAGCAGAAAAGCGATTTATGGCTATGATCAAAGATTAGAAGTATTTGGCGATAAAGGTGCCTTAGTATCTGAAAATAATCGTCCATCTAATGTGACATATTTTAGTGAAGCTGGTGTCGTAACAGATAAGCCATATCACTTTTTCTTAGAGCGTTATACACAGGCTTATATTTCTGAAGTGGAGCAATTTGTAGCGGCTATTGTCAATAATACAGACGTTGTTTGTTCAGGAAATGATGGTTTACAGGCAGAATTGATTGCTGAGGCTGCTAAAAAATCAATGGAAACAGGTCAGCCTGTACAAATTGCATCTTTATTAGAGGTATAA